The Candidatus Beckwithbacteria bacterium sequence GTTTTTGGGCTGATGGCTACTTTGCTGAAACCATAGGTAAAACCAATTACTTACAAATAAAAAAGTACATTAAAGACAATAAAGAAATTATGCCAGAGAAGGATTAAAACCACGGTCTTTAGACCGTGTGTAGTTTATTAGGTTTGCAATACACATTGCTTAATTTAGAAGCTATTGAATGCCAATTCCAATATCTTTTTACATGCTCTCTAGCAGTCTTTCCAAAACTAGCATATTTACAAGGATTGGAAATAAAGTCAATTAAATAGTCTCTAATTTGCTTTGGATTATTAGGATCAAACATAATTCCTATTTCAGGATCAGAAATTACTTCACGTATTCCTGGAATATTAGATGCAAAAACTGGTTTTCCACAAGCCATGACCTCTGGAATAACCAAAGGGAGACCTTCTCTTGTACTGGGAAAGAAAAAACTGTCACAGGCCTGGATATAAGTTGGCATTTGATCATGAGGTACTTTGTTAAAAATATGTATACCAACCCCAAGACCTTGAGTTATTCTTTGTTTATTATAATTGTCTATTTGTATACATACTTCATTATAAATAGAATCTGGCTGTCCTTGTCCTGCTCCGCCACCTATAAAAACCAAGTAGCCCTTTTCTTGGATATCTAAGGGTAAGGTTTTCCATATGTTGATTAACACATCTGGTTGTTTTCGTTGAACAAACCTACCTATAAATAATATAACGGTTTTATCTATTGGAATTCCTAATCTAGTACGTATGTGTTGCTTTTCTTTTTTTGAACAAGGTTTAAAATGTTCATCATCAACTCCGAATGGTACCATCTCAAAATTCATCTGAGGTTTAGTTAAACCAGCCTCAGAATACTCTAAAGCTATATCGGAATTAGCTCCTATGTATCCTGTCATAGCACAATTGAGTAATGCATTTAAAGGTTGATGCTTTTTTGACGATTGCCAAGTAATTTGATTTACTCCCCTTCTAGTTATTGATCCACTTGTGGCAGTACTTAGGTATGTATTAATCCCTAAGGTTCTTAATAATATTGAAGCTAGATATTGTTGCTCAGCTTTATCATTATATGTTTCAGGGGTTTCTGGAATGGGTGGAAATACTTCCATCCATTGCACAATATCAAAATCACTACGTCTTTTTAAAAGATAGCTGATTATATCTTCAATCCCTGCTCCTACGCCATGTACGACTATTCCTTCGGGGCTAATTTGTGTCCCTCTTTGATCCGAATGTTCATATATGCCTTTAGCAATAATCTCTGTATGATGGCCGAGTACTTTAAGACCTTGTGCCAATTTTCTTGTGCCAATTTCTAATCCTCCAATCTCATATAAAGGATGATAAGGGATGACTAAAGCAACTTTAGGTGGTTGTCTTACTATCGTTTCTTTACTGAAACTTTCACACTGTATTCTGGCAAGATTGAATATTGCAGAAGCTACAAACGGAGAATTAATTCTCTCCCCATCAACAATAGATTGAACTAGTTGTTCAGTATTTGGGTGAAGTGTTTCTCTACCCAGTGGCATAATATTAAATTTTGGACAGAGAATTAGATTTCAGTTTCTTAAATTCCTTTATAAAACGAGGATGATTAGTAGGATTATATAAAATTGAGAGTAATCCCGCTTTTCTAGCACCAATAACGTTTGGTTTACTGTCATCGATGAATACACATTCACCTGGCTTAACACCTAATCGTCTATACATAATATCGAAAATCTTTTTATCCGGTTTCTTAATTCCTAATTTAGCAGAATTTAGCATGACATTAAAATTATCAGCAAATTTAAATTTATGACTCCATTTATCAAATATAGTAAATGTACCATTATTAATAATCCCAGTTTTATAGATATTTTTTATCTGGTTATGAAACTCCCACATTTGTATATTTTTCTTATATCCATCTGCAATTTTGTCAGCTAATGCTTGTACATCAATTATTTTATTACCGTATCCATTTTTTATTTCATCCCAAAAAATCTTGTCATTTAAAGCGCTACCGCATTTATGATCAATAGCTAGAACTATTTTTGATGGTCTCCAACTCTTTTTTTTAATAAGCAGCGGACCAACACAATCATAGATAATGGCTTTAATTTTCATATTGGTGAATAGCTGGTAATTCTAAATTATGTTTATGAGTAAACAATTCAATTGTACGAACTTTTTCTGATCTTTCAATTATAGTTTGAAGTTCTTGGACCCTATCCTGAAATGAATGATCTTGTAGTGCTTGTCTTGCATTAAAACTAGGTAACTCCCCTTGGTAATCAGGGCAAAGAGTTATATTGCCATCTGTAGCTACTCGAACAAGGCATCTTCCCTCCTGGCAAAAAATAGGACAATCCCAACACTCTGAATCTCTCATAGTGTAACGACTATCTTTAAAAGAAAGCACTAAACCATTAGGTAATAGTGCTCGATGGAAAGCAACACCAAATTGATCTCTAGTAGTATGAAA is a genomic window containing:
- a CDS encoding IS200/IS605 family transposase produces the protein FWADGYFAETIGKTNYLQIKKYIKDNKEIMPEKD
- a CDS encoding glycosyltransferase family 4 protein encodes the protein MPLGRETLHPNTEQLVQSIVDGERINSPFVASAIFNLARIQCESFSKETIVRQPPKVALVIPYHPLYEIGGLEIGTRKLAQGLKVLGHHTEIIAKGIYEHSDQRGTQISPEGIVVHGVGAGIEDIISYLLKRRSDFDIVQWMEVFPPIPETPETYNDKAEQQYLASILLRTLGINTYLSTATSGSITRRGVNQITWQSSKKHQPLNALLNCAMTGYIGANSDIALEYSEAGLTKPQMNFEMVPFGVDDEHFKPCSKKEKQHIRTRLGIPIDKTVILFIGRFVQRKQPDVLINIWKTLPLDIQEKGYLVFIGGGAGQGQPDSIYNEVCIQIDNYNKQRITQGLGVGIHIFNKVPHDQMPTYIQACDSFFFPSTREGLPLVIPEVMACGKPVFASNIPGIREVISDPEIGIMFDPNNPKQIRDYLIDFISNPCKYASFGKTAREHVKRYWNWHSIASKLSNVYCKPNKLHTV
- a CDS encoding HAD-IA family hydrolase, encoding MKIKAIIYDCVGPLLIKKKSWRPSKIVLAIDHKCGSALNDKIFWDEIKNGYGNKIIDVQALADKIADGYKKNIQMWEFHNQIKNIYKTGIINNGTFTIFDKWSHKFKFADNFNVMLNSAKLGIKKPDKKIFDIMYRRLGVKPGECVFIDDSKPNVIGARKAGLLSILYNPTNHPRFIKEFKKLKSNSLSKI